The Candidatus Hydrogenedentota bacterium genome has a window encoding:
- a CDS encoding metallophosphoesterase: MRYCRYGLHGLAVLVCFLGAGCPEAPQMPVEPGVLWLQFAHITDTHVLDDESPARTVRLADLFYESWRPQEAYTTQVLDATLQVLNAYHTGALQPQRRLDFVMHTGDAVDNAQYNELRWFMNTMDGGIVRPDSGLLDGPLRPVAPEDNPKLPFLAEGLLPEIPWYIARGNHDAQCSGTFRIATEAENPVDWMAPLLCPVAAVLGLHAFGMHGLSPTVDKSPAIILGSMDVADPDSMRLRWDRLDCGTIPPDPRRQFVDAARFAAEHFNSTALPPGHGLAYKPPLYYSVRPKADVPIRLVVLDTTAPEPPDGVPIAHGVMTRKQFEQFLKPQFAEAEAAGEYVLVASHHPSADFNLFYGPGTVGTREFRAYLASQPRMIAHICGHNHRNHLEMVSGRYPYPEIETCSLIDYPQEVRIIGLYYIEETGDWRIESTMVSHMDNPTRLSAESFRRVSLSVGFEPSRESFEKRYGMAPEDVFPPDSAVLKRIGEDRAWTKEETGGNSGDRNFSLVLPRQIARKSP; encoded by the coding sequence ATGCGCTATTGCCGATATGGTTTGCATGGCCTTGCTGTACTCGTATGTTTTTTAGGGGCGGGTTGCCCCGAAGCGCCGCAAATGCCCGTGGAGCCTGGGGTACTTTGGTTGCAGTTCGCGCATATCACCGACACGCACGTGCTCGACGACGAAAGTCCGGCGCGCACCGTTCGCCTCGCGGATCTTTTTTACGAGTCGTGGCGTCCGCAGGAAGCCTACACGACGCAGGTTCTGGATGCGACGCTGCAAGTGCTGAACGCGTATCACACGGGCGCGCTCCAGCCGCAACGTCGTCTCGATTTCGTGATGCACACCGGCGATGCGGTTGATAATGCGCAATACAATGAACTGCGCTGGTTTATGAATACAATGGACGGCGGCATTGTCCGGCCGGATTCGGGACTGTTGGACGGGCCGTTGCGTCCGGTTGCGCCGGAGGACAATCCCAAGTTGCCCTTCTTGGCGGAGGGGTTATTACCGGAAATCCCCTGGTACATCGCGCGGGGAAACCATGACGCGCAATGTTCCGGCACGTTTCGGATTGCAACCGAAGCGGAAAACCCGGTGGACTGGATGGCCCCGCTGCTCTGTCCGGTGGCGGCCGTGCTCGGCCTGCACGCATTCGGGATGCATGGGCTTTCGCCAACCGTTGACAAAAGCCCGGCCATTATCCTTGGAAGCATGGACGTGGCCGATCCGGACAGTATGCGGCTTCGATGGGATCGGCTCGACTGCGGAACGATTCCCCCGGACCCTCGAAGGCAGTTTGTTGACGCCGCCCGGTTTGCGGCGGAACATTTCAACAGCACGGCCCTTCCGCCGGGACACGGTCTCGCCTACAAGCCCCCGCTGTATTATTCCGTGCGTCCCAAGGCGGACGTGCCTATCCGGCTTGTCGTGCTCGATACAACGGCGCCGGAACCGCCGGATGGAGTGCCCATCGCACACGGCGTCATGACCCGCAAGCAGTTCGAGCAGTTTCTGAAACCCCAGTTTGCCGAGGCGGAAGCCGCCGGCGAATATGTCTTGGTTGCCTCGCATCATCCCAGCGCGGATTTCAATCTTTTTTACGGGCCGGGCACGGTGGGAACGCGCGAATTCCGGGCCTATCTCGCCTCGCAACCCCGCATGATCGCGCATATTTGCGGGCACAATCACCGGAACCATCTTGAAATGGTGTCAGGCCGCTATCCCTACCCGGAGATTGAGACCTGTTCGCTGATTGACTATCCGCAGGAAGTGCGGATTATCGGGTTGTATTACATCGAAGAAACAGGCGATTGGCGGATCGAAAGCACGATGGTGAGTCACATGGACAATCCCACCCGTCTGTCCGCCGAATCGTTTCGCCGCGTAAGCCTCAGCGTCGGGTTCGAGCCCAGCCGAGAGTCGTTCGAGAAACGGTACGGCATGGCGCCCGAGGATGTGTTTCCGCCGGACAGCGCGGTTCTCAAACGTATCGGTGAAGATCGCGCGTGGACCAAGGAAGAAACGGGCGGAAACAGCGGCGACCGCAATTTCTCGTTAGTGCTGCCGCGACAAATCGCACGGAAATCGCCTTGA